The window TCGAAAGACTAGTTTTTTGCTTTTCTAGATACATACTTTACACAgacaaaactaaacaaatttttaaaacagataattaatataaactcgGATACTTgtcaattcaaataaagaatttatacaattaatataggTAGTATCCGAAAATaggaagataaattatttatttgtggaAGAAAGAAACGAATGccaaattatctttattatctaGCAAAGTGTTTTGGGTTTATAGTAATTTAGCTTATATAAAACTTACGCGTATTTTAATGTGCCGtatgtaaattgtttataatattatattatgaatttacaattattttaaaattaaaatgtttgagaAAGTAAATTGTCTTTATAAATCATAGTACTTTGTTTAAATTCCACATCACCACAatctgtaataattttattattaagataagtaCTAAATAGggtctatatttaaatacttattctaATAAGAAATTGCAAGTTcttgaaaaattaaatcaaatcgtTAACTTCAATTAGGTCAAGTTTACAAATATGTCGCTTAAGAGCTAAAAAAGGTAtggatacatttatttgtataagttatagttataataaaactaacaatGTATACCAATTGTTTTTTTGAAGTTACCACTACTAACACATAACGATAACCTCAGACAAACGTGCGACAAAGTCCACCGGAAACCATTATAGATAcgaaatgttatataattcattaatgtaataattatattaattatattaaaaaacacataGATTATGAGATCCAATTTACATAGTTAATGCAAATTCGATTGTAACCAAAAATGCTgttatattcttaaaacaaGTTACATGTTACAGTAAGTGAAAAAGACCTCTTttctataaatgttatataccacgatggtattttaatattttaagagagtatttataatttgcacTACATGATATTGATACTGATAGCATCAATATAAGACAACAGAATAAACACTAATTTTCAAAGACAACGAATAAGGTTTTGATTCAGCATTATAATTTCCTAACGTCTtggtcttggtatgggcatgttatgcggaggaatgaggaccatgtttttttttttttatggtattggttggcggacgagcatatgggccacctgatggtaagtggtcaccaccgcccatagacaaaggcactgtaagaaatattaaccattccttacatcacctatgcgccaccaaccttgggaactaagatgttaagtcccttgtgcctgtgattacactggctcactcacccttctaaccggaatacaacaatacagtatactgttatttggcggtagaatatctgatgagtgggtggtacctacccagacgggcttgcacaaaaccctaccaccatgaatgttgtgagaaaggttttgagtatggatgtggatggatatagaggtaggggacgacccaagaaacgatggatggattgtgtgaaagacgttatggttagaaagaatgttacttgtgagatgacgtctgagagagaagtatggaagaagaagacatgctgcgccgaccccaagtaaaattgggataagagcaggaggatgatgaattTCCTAACGTAGAAGGCAGTAGGAACTACTAAAGGCACATCAAAAATTCTACCACGAACTTGAGAGAGACGAAGAagttaacgataaaaaaatatttgtggaTATTACGTGTATCTTTACATttatcttatatgtttatataactaGGCTTAGATCTTCTGTATTTCGTTAACATACCGACTTTAATTTTAAGGTATTAGTAGATAATTTATGGTCAGACATTTATTCTTTTcacctttaatatataatatattaaattcattcattttcatcATATGTTGGTCCTCTACATTGGACATTAGGAGACCACAGCACGCCACCGAACCTAATCTCCAGTACTTAaacgtaagtattttttaactaccagaaacaaaatatttgtgatgCGATGGATTTAACAAGCCTCATTTTAACTGTAAGCAAGTTATTGTTGAATCTTAATTAGAGTAATTTCAGTGTTTTTTCTAATCCCAATccaatcttaatttttttttcgatatcaaagtaataaaagttaatgcaattaatatttactatttattaatattgttctaCTTAGGTTATAGAGTCAACTTATTTTACGCATCTTCGGTGAGGTATCAGACATCTTCTGATCTTTGAtagatttttaagataaaagtgtcttttaaaaaaatctaaaaaaaaaacctgccaGTTTTAACATGCTTTACaagtttattaatagatatattttctaaatgtatCAATAGAAAGAAAACAGCAAAAAGAAAATTCCAATCTCTTCATTTTTACTTTCTCGTTCGATATTTCGACAGCGATCAACGGTAggtgaaaattttatatgaactaAATTGTAGAGCGTAATAACGGCAACGAAAAAGTAAATGATCGTAATTTTCGTATCAAGCCGGAGAGACTTACtgcaaaaaaaatgtgtgtgttCAAGAAGGTTTTTTCCGTAATTCCTTaggacttataataaaaaaaaaataagttatgtaatattttgattaattatttcttaaaacaatttttgaacATTGTTCTCTTCCAAGACTTGTTTTGTTCTGTGACCGCTCGAACTTCTGCCAGTTTCTTTAGGTCGTCGTATTAACTAGAGtgctctatttaattattaactgtATCAGTGAGgtgtactttatattattatttattatcacgaGTTCCGTGACAACAAACGGCGCTTACATTGAAAATACACAAGTaccatttaatacatattgagGTTTTTTACTCGAAATAGAGTTctgtaagaaattaataatataatttaacaagtaCGAGGTATAAAGGTATAAGCAAGCTTATTCTAAGTCTTCAAATTTAACTGGTattcgaaattataaaaaagctaACTTAACAAAGTACgtgaactaaataaattaagttaccGAAACGTCATAGAAAACGCGAAAGTTTTATTTAGCTACGGTTCCAAATTATAACCTACTAGCAGAATATGACGTAACGAGTCTTAGTAAAGTATCACTACAGAAAAATACggaatgtaatgtatgtatgggTACTCAGCAGCACGATTATTAAACGCTTTGTTTGGTGCCGCTATTGTAAATCATACTTTATGGTTTTGGAATTGAGTTGGATTTCTTAATGCCGTTGGATATAACgctatatttatattgtgttatatttaaaaatagtttgtaGAGCTCTACAAATAGAGTTCTATTTTCTTTGTAGTTTTGTGTTTAAAAGCAGTTTTCACAGATCTGTGAGCCGTCGCACTAGACGCAGCTGCCTCCTTACCCCGCGTCCCGCAGCCCTCCCGCCGCGCGTCCCGCCGATACCCCGCGCGTGTCGCGGTTTCAtagattataaacacagataCATTAAATCCAAAACGTAATGTAATGGCAAAAATGACTTGGtctctaaaaattaaaaataaaaattctattttaagaaataattcataaatctttattctcttcctaataaagaaataagtaatcgaagtaaattaaataattagtaataaaaaattatagtattcaaaaataatattttatgtaattctataaatagtacacattttttttttcacttatgtCGAATAATAGTCTCAATTCCAATAAGTGTATTTTCTCATTAGAAGTTTCACACAGTTGGAGAATTTCTCACAGTTGGGGTGAAATATGAATCTAATtagaaaattatctttttacCTATATGGAGATTTTAGTATAGCACATCTATGACACAGGCGGAGCGCGGATCGCGCCGCCATTCTGGATATTTTGACGGGAAGGTCGGTCACGTGACTCGGCGCGGCGGCGTGTCGGCGCGGGGGGCGCCGGCTAGACTCTCCAGTAGCCGAGCCATCCGTCTGCTGCTTTGACTGCGCCCGCTCGTCGGAATCCACGCCCTCGTCTCCCGCGCCCGCAATACGTCGACGACCGACTCGGACGTTCGACGCGCGACCTTTTCATTTGGAATTCGCGGCCGAACGGCCGGATCGAGCATTTGCACAAATTCGAATACGGGTGGGCTTCATTTCGGCGAGATACTGGCCTCGGCCGCTTATTTTTGCACGGTTTCGCGAGCGGCGACGGGGCGGAGACGCCGGGTgggcgcgcggcggcgcggtGCGTGCGGCGGGCGACGGGCGGACGGCGGCAGACATGGTCGGGCCGCTCGCGGAGCGCGACGCGCGCGCGCCCGCCGTCGGGCGCTAGACGGGCGGAGGCCAAGAATCGCCGCTCAATCGCGGCGACCATGGACGTGGTGACGCCGCATATTACCTCCGTGCTGAGGACGTACCAGGCCAGCGCCCCGCGCAGCCTGCAAGGCCCGGGCGGGGGCGGTGGTCCCGCGGGGGCGCGCGCCACTGCCGCGCCGCCGCCACCGCCACCTCGCGCCGCGCCGCCCATCCTGCTCGCTGCTGACCCTGTGCTGGGCGAGCGCGGCGAGACCGCACTTGAGGGCGAACCTATCTCCTGCTTTAGCGTGGGAGGCGAGCGGCGCCTATGCTTGCCGCAGATCCTTACATCAGTGCTGACGGACTTCAGCCTGGAGCAGATCAACCGTGTTTGCGACGAGTTGCAGATCTACTGTTCACGTTGTACACCAGAGCAATTGCACGAGCTGAAATCAACGGGCGTGTTGCCGCGCTCGGCGCCCTCGTGCGGGCTGATCACCCAGACGGATGCAGAGCGCCTGTGCGCGGCGCTTCTGCACGCACCGGCGACGGCAGCTCGTAAGCTACCAGGGTTCCGCGTGTATCATGAGTGTTTCGGAGGCGCCCGAGGCGTGTGCGCTCCAGAGCTAGGGCTAGTGCAGTGCGTGGAGTGCCGCGGGGTGTACGGGCCGCGACGGTTCGTGTGCCACTCGCACGGCACGGAGCACCGCACGTGCCATTGGGGATTCGACTCGACACGATGGCGACGTTTCCTACTGGTGTCAGAAGAAGAGCGCGACCGCGAAAAGTGCGGTGCGTTGCTGGACGAGCTCGCTGCGAGAGATTCGCGCGAGACTCAACCACCACCGCCGCCTGCCCTCGTCAAACAACAAATACCACTCAAAAGAAAACAGGTACGTCTTCTTCCTTGCATTAATCTTTCAGAAATAGGAATATTTTGCCATTCGGAAGTTGcattaatcatttgtattatgaaATAACCTTACCAggtttattttgtgattttatttagtttaaagtgTATGCCGCGATGGCACTTCACTCACTAATCCACAATTATATAAAGGAAATACAGTATTCTGAACATGAACTTCACTGTATTGTACACTATACTACACTTCACTATACTGTATTTGCTATTGTATTTAGAAGGAACTGATCCAATCTGATTTGACAGcagttgttttataaaaatgacaGTAAAATTCTTCGTATACGGTaatgaattgtattattttaaatttgttgctAGTGTTGTCTAAATAATCGCTTTACCATATTTTAATAGTTGCCACGTAAACTTGTCATACATCGTAGATCAACGATTCCAAAGGTCAGCATTGTAAGTTCTAATTCATATTCAGTTACTAGAACTCGTTGCCAAAAaagttcgtttatatttttctattcaataattttatataaaaatttaaagtacataattttaaatttaaagtatatttatatttatagtcaaTCGCATGTAATTCTTACTCAAGTAGAGATACATCTAAATACTATGTATAGAATGTTACTCTTTATGGACTTAACTTAACCACGATCATCACGATctatatgttttgtaatttttgacgaaataaattctataaaagaAAGCACGCGCTAAATGATCCGTGGCaataactttttcttttattgagaTTTACTTAAGAATTCATACTTGTATTTTTACACTACGAATTTTCTTTATACtttcaaataaactaataatgataaactaataatattaataaaaaaaaaccaaaataatattactacaaaTTACCAAGATTAAGTTACGAATtaatgactaaaataattattatatcatcgCAATCTTAGAACGATGATGTATCTGCGTGACTTTGCATACATTCATTAAATCGCGTTCAAGTTACAAGTTAACCAGTGGTTTAAACatgaaaaactatttaatacgtatcctaaaagtataaaacaaacgcAGGAAGTACACTGGCGACTAGAAAATACATAAGAATATAATCTTAActcaaatatcatttttaatgcAATGTTTGCAATGTACTTCTTACGTTACGTTTTGGTGTGAAAATgacgtaaattaaaaactaatagcACACAAAAACAcaagaaattaaacaatttatggtAGAAAAAAATACTACGCCCTATCCTTGAGTTTCACCATCTCTCATGAGACCACTCATCAGtattcaataaatcttattttaaaacaagttaattgtaacaaatattatctctaagtaatattttttgttagaattACTATCCATAAACTgaacattgatttaaataatatcgtacAGTGTGAAGTGAAATAACAGGATTTGTGAacataatcttattatatatttgccgACAAAAAGGTTTTTCGTTCACAGATTaactaaattaacttaaatattacatgttaatattttttgttacacttTTGCTGGTAtcttaattattctattaatccgatttaaaatataagcaaaaaaactaaataactaaatacaatACTGACGACTAcatttgttagttaaataatctcaattatttttctgtaaCGACTGAATGAActgaattaaacatattaaattatgtttttaacttGAATATACTCATTTGGTACTCGTATGTAATGGCTGTACATTGTTAgagaaattattgtaatttcaatGTACACACGGCCTTATTATCCGTAATGGCTTAAttccaaatatgtttttttttttaattcgaatgtACACACAGGTTTATCATTCGAAATcttaaagtaaatgtaaatatgaacGCATATCGGCGCACGCAATAAATAGCTTCTCGCCACACGTGGGTGTTTATCGATCTGCGTAATTACACGTCTGAGTCTATGTCTACTTATTTACACTCTACACGCTTTTACTGCGTTTGCTGAACCATCAAAAGCGGATAGGTATTGAGGCCGCTTTCAGATTAATTACTAGACTGCATAAGTTTGGGTTCTGTGATTCAAATGGAAAAGTGCATCGTACTAACATTAAAGTTCACATTGACgcaaatattttgaattcattatacactgataataaattaaataatgctcTTACATGATCgtctaaaataacaatattggtaggtaggtaatatttttttttaaatatatcgtagacattggcgcaagaaatattgaacatttacacggccaatgcgccgccaataTTGGAAACTatgatgtcatgtcccttgtaccaATAATTGCACTggttaatactaaatattgctgtttagagGTAGGTTAtgtgatgagcgggtggtacctgccaggcttgcacaaacccctaaATCTAAACAAAGCTTTTCTATTATGGGAATTAGTCCAATCATAATATACAATGAGACTTGTGTTAAATTCttcaccaagctgctccaattggccccaatcatcgattaagattaaCGTGCTCTCTGGACCATCACGCACACAACAGACTTGACAAATTGACAATGTGTATATCGTGTCGTGAAATAACTCTTTATCTTTGGATATGgtcgaaaaaaaataagtttatcaacagacagattattatatttatctatgaaTATGTTAATCTTTATCCGTGTCATTTATTCATGTCCTTGTGTGTGTGATGTACGTAGATAATAGAAATTAtaccttttgttattttaatttacatcaaTGCTGAAAGAATATTTGCACGCGGCTCTGTTCCGGCTATTCTGGAATTGTTATCatatctgtatttaaattaactagcAGTATCTGTATGTTTGAATCTCATAAAGTATAATACGGTGAGTTTATATAGTCTTACAGCTTCAGGTCAAGGTATAAGATATCgctattccaaatttcatcgaaacaTGTTCAGCATTTTTGCTTGATTGAACGCTCGGTGACTGTTTCAAATCAGACTAGGACATCCGAAGATGAACACGAAAGAACTAAAAACTCTACAAACTCTACTCTTTAAAGTACTTTTATAGGTTTAGATAAAACTCAGGCAATTCCAAGTGAAATGAATCTGAAGTAGTATATAGATTTGTTTGGCTGCCTCGTTGGTCGAGTGGCTAAATATAGAGACGCTTATTAAAGTATGTAATCGTATgacaactttaatataatattatcgccTATGTTGAATTTCTTAATAAAGCACGTGGCTCAAGTCTCAGAggctaaattatatttgtaagtttAGCCTCTGAGACTTCGTGAGTTATTCTTTGTACTGCTCTTCGAAGGCTCCCATCCCAAAAATGACTAGATTTTTGTTAGTATGTTTGTCCTTCAATGTAAACGTTTTATGTGGATACCCTAattctacccgtgcgaagccaggacTGGtagttttagtattaaataaatgtatcaattttattcctataaaaagtttatccttggtaataagttataataagattccaatataaattatcttacaaTTGACGAATTCTTTTACTTATTTCATTCATTAAGGACCACAATAGATGGATAACCTGTCCAGTTTTAAAAAGATACCGGTTTCCTTATTATACCACAAAGCTTATCACTATTACGTCATTATGAAACCTGATGTTGCCAGTTATTTAttcctttaaaaattatattatttacaatatagtacactataaagtttttatactattttcatTGTTGACGATATacctattaatatatcttatcatttataattttggctACCAGATAGTATTGATAAACAAGTGATATATTTGCCGCTAGCCACGTGTTTTATTAAGATGGCATTTTCCTTATAAAATCTCATAGTGCCAATATTGTGGCAAAGATGAGACCTGAGTCAACAGTGTTGGACATAATAAAACACTGTGTGTATATGCGTGCTTCGGTATAATACAATAGGCATATCTACATAAATGGACATAAAGTtggattttatctttataatttacagGCAAAGTGCACCGCCTATTAAaaggtaaaatgtaaaaaaagaacatttcttTAGGCGTCGGTGCGCGGCCAACCATGAgaatttataagataatatatcccttatatataatttgattagctcactgacccttcaaaccggaacaccgtAACACGAGGTCTTATAgtcaccaacgcccatggaAACTGGTGctttaggaaatattaaccattccttacataacgcCTAAGCGCCACTAACtttgggagttaagatgttatttatCTTATGCCTGCAGTTATACTGGCCCACACgaacttcaaaccggaacacaaaaatactaagtataaatAACTGTTTGGTAGAGTGTCTGGTGAACCGTTGTAAGTTGAAATTTCTAATTGAACGAAATACGATAACAATATTCTAATACGAAACGCAAAAACCGTTGAAGATaagaattatgttatattttattattagaattgtattaaaatattccttcCTTCGTATTTGGTAACACGATTCGTTTCGTTATTATCTCTTcacgaataaaaatgtatgatatagtcattttaatataatttactatcataatatatgttattttatttaatatgaaataaaatgtttaagtatatataacaaattccaCGTTTATGTTACTACTATACAAACTGAGGTCAATggaacaattacaaaattataattatgttgaattttagaatatgtatgtattttaactatttagtaTGCTGACAATATCACTTGTACAAGAGTGTATGCCAATTGTATGGAGTTTATACAGCACAATTTGAATTGCATCAGTCGACCATTTCAAATTTACATTTCGTGATTGGCAATTCTTCAGTTTAACGGTCTATTCAATTTTGCCGGTTAGCATTTGCACTTAGTTTCACATTATACTACCGGATTTACAAGCGGTCGTGATATCAAATAAACTGCAAGGTGTGATACCTTCCTCATTCAGTCGGCGTATCTTCATTCGCTTAGTAACAGCGATAGGTACGTTGGAATACTTgcggaattaaattttatagcattataaactttatttgcaAGTTCTAAATGTCAAATTAACTTGCATGTTAGTCTACTTGGTGCTCCGTATAGTTGTTTATAGACGCGCGGGCGACAAACTGCCCAGAGCGCTTTTAATTTTAGTGCTAAACATTTAGAGGTATATGCTTGTTAGTGAATTTGTATGGAGCGTTTAATGTACGTTCTATGAAATAATTAGGAGGTGTGGATATGTGAAAGTTTCGCAGAAATATCTAGAATAAAAACTGATCTAAATAACAAAGACTTAAATAGTCAAATAGCTTTAAAACCAGCCGGTTAATTAagcataaaatactttattttttaacgatgtCTCGTAATTTGAATACTCACACTTACTTTTTAGGTTCTTTAGAGCTGAATCCATTGGGAAATTATTTCGTAAGAATTACCAACTACTATGTCGGGGccgagtatttataaaatacatacattacatggCTATCCCAGTTTTATACATGGTGTGAATTAAgtgtatgataattttaatatttcatcaagTTTTGACGTATTAATGAAAAGATGCTTCGCTTCGTACTACCGGGAAtttgtattaactttttttgACTGACTTTTCTTCTAAATTGTGGAGTTTTTTAgctctttattttttatggtaataaAGCCACATCTACACTTATGTTCATGGACAGATTGAGTAACTCTATTAAAACGCTCTTAAATCTTCTATCATGTCATAAAATAATCGATATTGAAAAAGGCCTGTATTTGTTTTAGGCAACAATTCTTCATCCTGGATATTTCAGAACAGTAAAGTTACCACAAAGCTACCGGAATTcctaatcaatattaattatagctattaatatttttaaatatcgcgATCAACCCATTAAGAAAGGCAATTCTAATATGTTTTTTGTCATAATCGATCATGTGtcttgaaaaagaaaaaaaataacttaaaatcttGTATTGCACTTTTAACAGAAAAATACTGGCCACTAAAAGGATCTAGCAGTAAATGTctctattcaatttaaaaaaaaaaaccgtttcgaataaattatatcaattgatATTTTGCATTGAATATGCGTTTCTGAATCACAAGTAATACTTTTGTATGCAACTCAAGGCACTGATTGCTGTTTGTTTACCAATATTCTGAATGTATGGCTATCTGCATGTTCATCACACGCGATTTTAGCTCGCATCGTTTATGCAATAAGGTTTATATTAACATGGATTTACATCTGATTTAACCCAAAGATTTGCATTAGTACCGGTCGGACTAGTTACACGTGAGTATCAATAGGGAATTAGCAAGTGAATtgtgttttacatttaataaagcgATTTCTTTTTAGTAGCGATTCGTTTAAACTCAACGACGACATTTTTaaatctctactaatattataaatgcgtcagtaactctgtatgtctgttactcttttgcGGTCAATCCACTAAAACGTCTTCAATAAAGTAAgtttgaacttcaaggaaggacataggctacttttcttGCCTAATACCTGTCGACTAATCCCTAAAACGCTAGCGAaaccgcaggcgacaactagtttagaATATATTACTTTTGGGTAACCTTAAATATCATTTACCAAAAGTATCATTTGGAACTTTAGCCTTTCCTCTTCACTGACgatatgaaattgtattttatgatgTCCTCCTAATGAATCTCGCACAAAgttttcattgttataaaaatctaGGTAATTGTGCGAGAAATATTATAGCACATAAATGCACTCTCTGTTTCATTACTCTCTGAATACCTAATCCAATAGGAATCCAAATCTGACATTACTAGAAAGAGTTCAGGGCTTCAGGCGCGGATCCAcagtttcactttttttttgagGCACGGGTGTGTAACTGCACATATTGAACAGAAATATGTGATGGACCAGGCCGTATATAGTATGCCGTCGATGGACAGTAGGAATAGTTAAATTTGTGTTCAAAAAATTTGATTTGCAATTTAATCGGAAACGGCCGTTTGGATACCCGTTCCACGCGTTCGTGATTTgtactgtaattattttaaatttggaacattaaacataaacattacatttacatttaatgtaaataactttaatggaatattttatgtttattatgattaatttctCGACATTCAATTGAATCTTTGAACAGTGAAACCAGCGGAGTTGATTAtagaattcaattaaatataattcaacttgTTTTTCGTGGTTCTgtttagtatcatttttatttgcattatgTGAAGCCGAACTTAATCTACCAATATTCTAactggaatataaaaaaaaaaaaatatatttgtattgaaaactTAAGTTTTGCGCGGATGAATCCagttcaaagttaaaaatacaatattgtatgtataactacattatattttcaAGAGTAGTGTGTTACAAAAtcacataaaacaataaaactttcTTGATACACGAAAGAATTACGATATGTCGTCAATTTTTCTTCTGGTAACACTGTTATGCTAAAGGTTATTGTCCCAATTTATCCCAGTAGAtcttatctaattattttatttccgtAACAGCACATATCTTTGGCAGATGTTATTCTGATTATCGACTTCATTCAAATATATAGAAACTCCAAGTAATACCAAT is drawn from Vanessa atalanta chromosome 16, ilVanAtal1.2, whole genome shotgun sequence and contains these coding sequences:
- the LOC125070161 gene encoding ski oncogene, whose protein sequence is MDVVTPHITSVLRTYQASAPRSLQGPGGGGGPAGARATAAPPPPPPRAAPPILLAADPVLGERGETALEGEPISCFSVGGERRLCLPQILTSVLTDFSLEQINRVCDELQIYCSRCTPEQLHELKSTGVLPRSAPSCGLITQTDAERLCAALLHAPATAARKLPGFRVYHECFGGARGVCAPELGLVQCVECRGVYGPRRFVCHSHGTEHRTCHWGFDSTRWRRFLLVSEEERDREKCGALLDELAARDSRETQPPPPPALVKQQIPLKRKQVVETVVCKPEPAESPPKKARGEDYSYAIYLDPYAHLRYRTVPAFRPWGKREPELQHPERVVRVADCTRFEQDFQPNVALKPLTPPVDDVTSSTSPPPSDPELTARLLDAEARLSERERQLDEREAELARREARLEERERELERREQAVEEKREETPEPNSSPTEEAEHPPC